Proteins encoded within one genomic window of Candidatus Auribacterota bacterium:
- a CDS encoding biopolymer transporter ExbD, giving the protein MIFKRRCEIARGQLDIAPLIDCVLLLLLFFMLSSSMILPTVLRVSLPQSSAAAIEQGRAIRVTIDKSGALYWQGEGVTQEALGENIARLAAVAPDTLLVLDADREVSHGRVVTVMSLARAHGLTRLAIAATREQRDK; this is encoded by the coding sequence ATGATCTTCAAAAGACGTTGTGAAATAGCGCGGGGGCAGCTCGATATCGCGCCCCTCATTGATTGCGTGTTGCTCCTGCTGCTGTTCTTCATGCTCTCCTCTTCCATGATTTTACCCACCGTGCTCAGGGTGAGCCTCCCGCAATCCTCTGCCGCAGCGATAGAGCAGGGGAGAGCGATCAGGGTCACGATTGATAAATCCGGCGCGCTGTACTGGCAGGGGGAGGGCGTGACGCAGGAGGCACTGGGGGAGAATATCGCGAGGCTCGCGGCCGTCGCGCCGGATACACTCCTCGTGCTCGATGCGGACCGTGAGGTGAGCCATGGGCGGGTGGTCACGGTGATGAGTCTGGCGCGCGCGCATGGCCTCACGCGGCTGGCGATCGCCGCCACCAGGGAGCAGCGCGATAAATAA
- a CDS encoding LptF/LptG family permease: MMKILDRYLIREFIVPLVYCLAAFLLVYVIYDLSAHLDNYIEEKIPLSMLITYYRIQLPLVLVNVIPLSILLAVIYCLGSLSRHSEITAMRATGISMYRITLPFLILGVLFTALLFYLNDNFAPEAYAKSEKLIEEHSRNKDEQKLQPIAFYNPLAERAWAGRWKAGSQTIYEVSVRNLQNRQVIEKISAARASFLDGEWWLVDGTIQRYDSSGRIRGTEEGFTKRRFAFNEKPDDFLSSQKDSVSMSYRELSRNMAFYPPDSDIYGRKLVDLRYKIAFPFVGIMIFLISIPLAVGASRGGAAGSVGMSIALFMSYYTFLMLSLALGRRGTLLPWAAAWLPNIVFSGIGIVLLYRSQHMKDKKVFTKADWMPLVTALAIAAIISRWVGGVGGISFIAIAAGSYWIVKRLTGRKTVV, translated from the coding sequence ATGATGAAGATTCTCGATCGCTACCTTATCCGCGAGTTTATCGTCCCGCTCGTGTACTGCCTCGCGGCGTTTCTCCTTGTGTACGTGATCTACGATCTCTCCGCGCACCTGGACAACTATATTGAGGAGAAGATACCCCTGTCCATGCTCATCACGTACTATCGCATCCAATTGCCGCTCGTGCTGGTCAACGTCATCCCCCTCTCGATCCTGCTCGCCGTGATCTACTGTCTCGGCTCGCTCAGCAGGCACAGTGAGATCACGGCGATGCGCGCCACCGGCATCAGCATGTACAGGATCACGCTCCCCTTCTTGATCCTGGGCGTGCTCTTCACGGCGCTCCTCTTCTATTTGAACGATAACTTCGCCCCGGAGGCGTATGCCAAATCTGAAAAGCTCATCGAGGAGCATAGCCGCAATAAAGACGAGCAGAAACTGCAGCCGATCGCGTTCTACAACCCGCTCGCGGAACGCGCCTGGGCGGGGCGCTGGAAGGCGGGGAGCCAGACCATCTACGAGGTGAGCGTCCGCAACCTGCAGAACCGCCAGGTGATCGAGAAGATCTCCGCGGCGAGGGCTTCTTTTCTTGACGGGGAATGGTGGCTCGTTGACGGGACAATCCAACGATACGACAGCAGCGGGCGCATCCGCGGCACGGAGGAGGGGTTCACCAAACGGCGGTTCGCGTTCAATGAAAAACCGGATGATTTTCTGAGCAGTCAGAAGGACTCGGTCTCGATGAGCTACCGCGAGCTGAGCCGGAACATGGCGTTTTATCCCCCCGATTCCGATATCTATGGGCGCAAGCTCGTTGACCTTCGCTACAAGATCGCCTTCCCGTTTGTCGGGATCATGATTTTCCTCATCTCCATCCCGCTCGCGGTGGGGGCTTCTCGCGGAGGCGCGGCGGGGAGCGTCGGTATGAGCATTGCACTTTTCATGTCGTACTATACCTTCCTGATGCTGAGCCTCGCCCTGGGGCGAAGGGGAACGCTCCTGCCGTGGGCCGCGGCCTGGCTGCCCAATATTGTCTTCAGCGGCATCGGGATCGTGCTCCTGTACCGGAGCCAGCACATGAAGGATAAAAAGGTATTTACCAAAGCGGATTGGATGCCCCTGGTAACCGCCCTCGCGATCGCGGCGATCATTTCCCGGTGGGTGGGAGGGGTCGGGGGCATTTCATTTATCGCGATCGCGGCGGGATCCTACTGGATTGTGAAAAGGCTGACCGGGAGAAAAACCGTTGTGTGA
- a CDS encoding LptF/LptG family permease, translating to MKILHSYIGGQLLRNFFIALVVFTFILLMGNVLRLLELLERGVATGLIIRLFLSFIPYLLSFSIPMAILTACLLSFGRLSADNEITAMRACGISYYKIFQTGIAIAVALTAVCWVVNASISPRAHYALRRLRYQVGEQSPSALLEPGVFIDYFKPYQFYIGQKDKKVFKDVIIYEKLLDAGTRFIKASSGEIASDTGGQIIFKLYDGTMEEPRKEGEATSISATFKTYIVKMGIEEEEAGVPKKMSDYTIVELVGRLKRFRGMLAGASPMMKRDIRRRISMMLTEMSERFVFTFCPLAFVLIGMPLGITTRRAETSIGGAISLMLVALNYSFIICVEALQTRSELHPYLLLWVPNIVFAVLGPALTYRLSRR from the coding sequence GTGAAAATTCTTCACTCGTATATCGGGGGTCAGTTGCTCAGAAACTTTTTTATCGCCCTCGTAGTCTTCACCTTCATCCTGCTCATGGGGAACGTGCTCAGGCTTCTCGAACTGCTGGAGCGCGGCGTCGCCACAGGCCTGATCATAAGGCTCTTCCTCAGCTTCATCCCGTACCTCCTCTCGTTTTCCATCCCCATGGCGATCCTCACCGCGTGCCTCCTGAGCTTTGGGCGGCTCTCGGCGGACAACGAAATTACCGCCATGCGGGCGTGCGGCATAAGCTACTATAAGATTTTTCAGACCGGGATTGCGATCGCCGTCGCCCTCACCGCGGTATGCTGGGTGGTGAACGCGAGTATTTCCCCCCGGGCGCACTACGCCTTGAGGCGCCTGCGTTACCAGGTCGGGGAACAAAGCCCTTCCGCGCTCCTGGAGCCGGGGGTATTCATCGACTACTTCAAACCGTATCAGTTTTACATCGGGCAGAAAGACAAAAAGGTTTTTAAAGACGTCATCATTTATGAAAAACTGCTGGACGCGGGTACGCGGTTCATCAAGGCAAGCAGCGGCGAGATCGCCTCGGATACCGGAGGCCAGATTATTTTCAAGCTCTATGACGGCACCATGGAGGAACCGCGGAAGGAGGGAGAGGCTACGTCGATCTCCGCGACGTTCAAGACCTACATCGTGAAGATGGGGATCGAGGAAGAGGAGGCCGGAGTTCCCAAGAAGATGTCCGACTATACGATCGTTGAGCTGGTCGGAAGGCTGAAGCGGTTCAGGGGGATGCTCGCCGGGGCGAGCCCCATGATGAAGAGGGACATCAGGCGAAGGATCAGCATGATGCTCACCGAAATGAGCGAGCGGTTTGTGTTCACCTTCTGCCCGCTCGCGTTCGTGCTGATCGGGATGCCGCTGGGCATTACCACCCGCAGGGCCGAGACGTCGATCGGCGGGGCCATCAGCCTCATGCTCGTGGCGCTCAACTACTCGTTCATTATCTGCGTGGAGGCGCTGCAGACCAGGAGCGAGCTGCATCCGTATCTGCTCCTCTGGGTCCCCAATATCGTTTTTGCGGTGCTCGGCCCGGCGCTCACCTACCGCCTGTCGAGGAGATGA
- a CDS encoding MotA/TolQ/ExbB proton channel family protein: protein MNGLLLLEKGGPVMWPILGCSILALAVFIERLFHLSRAGVNGRAFMERVRALLAESKAEEAVALCDATPGPVASILRAALSARGRSRAEIKGAVEDAGVHEIPLLEKNLPVLATVAHVSPLLGLLGTVTGMIRAFQQIQLHGGVVNPGDLAGGIWEALLTTAAGLVVAIPSYVAYNYLVSRVNSIVLDMELGATAVIEISSEGGEGEGKFPS from the coding sequence GTGAACGGACTACTACTGCTGGAGAAGGGGGGGCCGGTTATGTGGCCCATCCTGGGCTGCTCGATTCTTGCCCTCGCGGTATTTATCGAGCGCCTCTTCCACCTCTCCCGCGCGGGGGTCAATGGCCGCGCATTCATGGAGCGGGTCAGGGCGCTCCTCGCCGAATCCAAGGCCGAGGAGGCGGTCGCCCTCTGTGATGCGACGCCGGGGCCTGTCGCGTCAATTCTTCGCGCCGCATTGAGCGCCCGGGGGAGGAGCCGCGCGGAGATCAAGGGGGCTGTCGAGGATGCCGGTGTGCACGAGATCCCCCTCCTGGAGAAGAATCTGCCGGTGCTGGCGACGGTTGCCCATGTCTCCCCCCTGCTGGGACTTTTGGGAACGGTGACCGGCATGATCAGGGCTTTTCAGCAGATCCAGCTCCATGGCGGCGTCGTCAACCCGGGGGATCTTGCGGGAGGGATCTGGGAGGCGCTGCTCACCACCGCGGCCGGGCTCGTGGTGGCAATCCCCTCGTATGTTGCCTACAATTACCTCGTCTCCCGCGTGAATAGCATCGTGCTCGACATGGAACTCGGGGCCACGGCGGTTATTGAGATCTCCTCTGAAGGCGGAGAGGGCGAGGGGAAATTTCCATCGTGA
- a CDS encoding glycosyltransferase family 39 protein: protein MHDATPRAVITDFFQKREASHRVDVLVLLILFGVALFQSLGRLPLIEPDEGRYAEIPREMLEHNDFLTPRLNYVKYFEKPPLYYWLNCISFSLFGQNEFASRFFSALSALLGILLTYQIGRAVFGRREGLLAAMVLGTSMGYLVQGRLNTTDMALSLFMTATLGFFLLASGQDAHRRTLYFYLSSACAALAVLTKGPIGIILPGAIIALYLAAGNRWSSLRVIPRARGIAIFLLLSAPWFILVSIRNPEFPRFFFVTMHLQRFLAPDEHFKPLWFFIPILLGFMFPWSCFLPAAASRFWNGRGENGAACRSFLWLWLIVIFCFFSLSRSKLVTYILPSFPAVALLVGQGLSGACDGNFKIIRRQAYAVCLLLIIGAIGIALYPMLVATPRIALHHCAVIGMLLLAEGLLCLTAARRGDTVKLVMVLCAMSYILGIVAPPGAFEILASEKSEKKLGLLVRERASPEALVASYGWYDQDLPFYTQRRIAVVGTRGELAFGSRQERGSAWFPSYGEFSRLWDSGRPIFLLIKRRDMPLFDKSVKAPIRVLGREAKNVLITNQK from the coding sequence ATGCATGACGCAACCCCCCGCGCAGTCATAACTGATTTTTTTCAAAAAAGAGAGGCGAGCCATCGGGTGGATGTCCTCGTCCTGCTCATTCTCTTCGGCGTGGCCCTCTTTCAATCCCTTGGGAGGCTCCCGCTCATCGAGCCGGACGAGGGACGCTACGCGGAGATACCGCGGGAGATGCTCGAACACAACGACTTCCTCACCCCGCGCCTCAACTACGTGAAGTATTTCGAGAAGCCCCCGCTGTATTACTGGCTGAACTGCATCTCGTTCAGCCTGTTCGGCCAGAACGAATTCGCCTCGCGTTTCTTCAGCGCCCTGTCCGCGCTCCTCGGGATTCTGCTCACCTACCAGATCGGCCGCGCGGTATTCGGGAGGAGAGAGGGCCTGCTGGCGGCCATGGTCCTCGGCACCTCCATGGGCTACCTTGTCCAGGGGAGACTCAACACTACCGATATGGCGTTGAGCCTGTTCATGACGGCAACCCTCGGCTTCTTCCTCCTGGCTTCCGGACAGGATGCGCACAGGCGGACCCTCTACTTTTACCTCTCCTCCGCATGCGCCGCCCTCGCGGTGCTCACCAAGGGGCCCATCGGGATCATTCTCCCTGGAGCTATAATCGCTCTCTACCTTGCAGCTGGAAACCGGTGGAGCTCCCTGAGAGTGATTCCACGTGCGCGGGGAATCGCCATCTTCCTCCTCCTGTCCGCTCCCTGGTTCATTCTCGTGTCAATCAGGAATCCGGAGTTCCCCAGGTTCTTTTTTGTCACCATGCACCTGCAGCGCTTCCTCGCCCCCGATGAGCATTTCAAACCCCTCTGGTTCTTTATCCCCATCCTGCTGGGATTCATGTTCCCCTGGTCGTGCTTCTTGCCGGCTGCCGCCAGCCGTTTCTGGAATGGGAGGGGCGAGAACGGAGCAGCGTGCCGCTCTTTCCTCTGGCTCTGGCTGATCGTCATCTTCTGTTTCTTTTCCCTCTCAAGGTCAAAGCTTGTCACCTACATCCTTCCCTCCTTCCCCGCGGTCGCGCTCCTCGTCGGCCAGGGGTTGTCCGGCGCCTGTGACGGCAATTTCAAAATCATCCGCCGCCAGGCGTATGCCGTGTGCCTCCTTCTCATAATCGGTGCGATCGGCATTGCGCTCTATCCTATGCTGGTCGCCACTCCACGGATCGCGCTGCATCACTGCGCCGTGATCGGCATGCTCCTCCTCGCGGAGGGGCTGCTCTGCCTCACCGCGGCCCGCAGGGGGGACACGGTGAAGCTCGTTATGGTCCTCTGCGCGATGTCGTATATCCTTGGAATAGTGGCGCCGCCCGGCGCATTCGAAATACTGGCATCAGAAAAATCAGAAAAGAAATTGGGACTGCTCGTCAGGGAACGGGCGTCACCCGAGGCGCTGGTGGCAAGTTATGGCTGGTACGATCAGGATCTCCCCTTTTATACACAGCGGAGGATCGCCGTGGTCGGCACGCGCGGCGAACTCGCATTCGGCAGCCGGCAGGAGCGCGGTTCTGCCTGGTTCCCCAGTTACGGTGAGTTCTCCCGGTTATGGGATTCAGGGCGCCCGATTTTCCTTCTGATCAAAAGGAGGGATATGCCGCTTTTCGACAAATCGGTAAAGGCGCCAATCAGGGTCCTGGGGAGGGAGGCGAAGAACGTGTTGATCACCAACCAGAAATAG